One segment of Tamlana crocina DNA contains the following:
- a CDS encoding acyltransferase, whose protein sequence is MKNIFRIDLNQNRIFGLDILRAFAILFVVAGHAGNLVESETYKYINLFLFDGVGIFFVLSGFLIGGILIKLLKNNTVNLKLLINFWIRRWFRTLPNYFLILTTIVIINFLFGKNFTITDKLKYFIFSQNLFSEHPAFFPEAWSLSIEEWFYLLTPIIIFTFIKIFKTKIDNSILITAIGIILSITFFRYYRYSILSTNDIDVWNLTFRTQVFTRLDSLMYGILGAYAHYKYNSFWAKHRAYFFFSGIFLFIFDKFNFLCFKSFELYDCVFSFSVISLATLFLLPFLSTLKNGKGTIYKSLTYISLISYSMYLVNYTIVLEWIIMKINWLPLQNLNSHLSLITKYSLFWFSTIFLSIIIYKYFETPFMKLRDKITLSKNDG, encoded by the coding sequence TTGAAAAACATTTTTAGAATAGATTTAAACCAAAATAGAATTTTTGGTCTGGATATATTGAGAGCTTTTGCAATTTTATTCGTTGTCGCTGGACACGCTGGCAATCTTGTTGAATCCGAAACCTACAAATACATTAATCTTTTCCTTTTTGATGGGGTAGGCATCTTCTTTGTTTTAAGTGGTTTTTTAATTGGCGGTATACTTATCAAACTGTTAAAAAACAATACGGTAAACCTAAAACTTTTAATTAATTTTTGGATTAGACGATGGTTTAGAACGTTACCTAATTATTTTTTAATCTTAACAACCATTGTCATCATAAACTTCCTATTTGGCAAAAATTTTACCATAACAGATAAGTTAAAGTATTTTATTTTTTCTCAGAACCTATTTAGCGAGCATCCAGCTTTTTTCCCGGAAGCTTGGAGCTTAAGCATCGAAGAATGGTTTTATTTATTAACGCCCATAATTATTTTTACTTTCATAAAAATATTTAAAACCAAAATTGACAATTCGATTTTAATAACGGCTATTGGCATTATTTTAAGTATCACTTTTTTTAGATACTACAGATACTCCATTCTCTCAACAAACGACATTGACGTTTGGAATTTAACATTTAGAACCCAAGTTTTCACAAGGCTTGACAGTTTAATGTACGGTATATTGGGGGCTTATGCACATTATAAATACAATTCATTTTGGGCAAAACACAGGGCTTATTTCTTCTTTTCTGGCATATTCCTATTTATATTTGACAAATTCAATTTTTTATGTTTTAAATCTTTTGAACTTTATGATTGTGTTTTTTCGTTTTCTGTAATTTCTCTTGCCACTCTTTTTCTTTTACCTTTTTTAAGTACATTAAAAAATGGTAAAGGGACGATTTACAAATCTTTAACCTATATAAGCTTGATTTCTTATTCCATGTACCTAGTGAATTACACCATTGTTTTAGAATGGATAATTATGAAAATCAACTGGTTACCATTACAAAATCTAAATAGCCATTTAAGTCTAATCACTAAGTACAGTCTGTTCTGGTTTTCAACTATTTTTTTATCAATAATAATTTACAAATACTTCGAAACCCCTTTCATGAAGTTACGTGATAAAATAACCTTAAGTAAAAACGATGGGTAA
- a CDS encoding RNA polymerase sigma factor RpoD/SigA, with amino-acid sequence MRQLKITKQVTNRESKSLDKYLQDISKIPMITAEEEVELAQRIKQGDQKALEKLTTANLRFVVSVSKQYQNQGLKLPDLINEGNAGLVKAAKRFDETRGFKFISYAVWWIRQAILQALAEQSRIVRLPLNKIGSINKINKAYSHLEQTHERAPSAHEIAKNLDLTESNVKQSLKISGRHVSMDAPLKEGEDFSLYDVVKTDELPSPDSELIQDSLNVEVNRALDTLSDKEAEVIRHYYGISKKHPMSLQEIGDAFGLTRERVRQIKEKGIRRLRHTSKSKVLKTYLG; translated from the coding sequence ATGAGGCAATTAAAAATCACAAAACAAGTTACCAATCGCGAGTCGAAATCTTTAGACAAGTACCTTCAGGATATTAGCAAAATACCTATGATCACCGCCGAAGAGGAGGTAGAATTGGCGCAGCGCATTAAACAGGGGGACCAAAAAGCTTTAGAAAAACTCACGACTGCCAATTTGCGTTTTGTGGTTTCGGTTTCTAAACAATATCAAAACCAAGGTTTAAAATTGCCCGATTTAATCAACGAAGGCAATGCTGGCCTAGTAAAAGCGGCAAAACGATTTGACGAAACCCGCGGTTTTAAATTCATTTCGTATGCCGTTTGGTGGATTAGACAAGCAATTCTTCAAGCTTTAGCCGAACAATCTCGAATAGTTAGATTACCTTTGAACAAAATTGGCTCGATAAACAAAATCAATAAAGCCTATTCGCATTTGGAGCAAACCCACGAACGGGCACCCAGCGCACACGAGATTGCCAAAAATTTAGACCTTACGGAAAGTAACGTTAAGCAATCTTTAAAAATTTCTGGACGCCACGTTTCAATGGACGCCCCGTTAAAGGAAGGTGAAGATTTTAGTTTATACGACGTGGTGAAAACCGATGAGTTGCCTAGCCCGGATTCTGAATTAATTCAAGATTCATTGAATGTAGAAGTGAATCGGGCGTTAGATACCCTCTCGGACAAAGAAGCCGAGGTGATTAGACATTATTACGGCATTAGCAAAAAGCACCCTATGAGCCTACAAGAAATTGGTGACGCTTTTGGCTTGACTAGAGAGCGCGTAAGACAAATAAAAGAAAAGGGGATTCGCCGTTTGCGACACACCTCTAAAAGCAAAGTATTAAAAACGTATTTGGGATAA
- a CDS encoding DUF2797 domain-containing protein → MTYQGVLTKMETEFASPIQYYLVFENDFINMNQLLDKTIGLQFVKYQCLNCSLNKPIYRQGFCKSCFYDVPQAADWVMRPELSTAHLDKEDRDLEYEKKVQLQPHIVYLANSSNVKVGVTRKSQVPTRWIDQGAHEAIEIVEVPNRYLAGITEVALKDHVSDKTNWRTMLKNEIKDENLVEWREKLKSFVPSEAMDYFIESNSETNLNFPVLKYPEKPKSLNLKKEKQYTGKLVGVKGQYLIFEDNTVFNVRANEGLVVQIVVGP, encoded by the coding sequence ATGACCTACCAAGGCGTTCTAACAAAAATGGAAACGGAGTTTGCAAGCCCCATTCAATACTATTTGGTGTTTGAAAACGACTTTATAAATATGAACCAATTGCTAGATAAAACCATCGGCCTGCAATTTGTTAAATACCAGTGTTTAAACTGTAGTTTAAATAAACCTATTTATCGACAAGGCTTTTGTAAAAGTTGTTTTTACGATGTGCCTCAGGCAGCCGATTGGGTAATGCGCCCCGAATTGAGCACCGCCCATTTGGATAAAGAAGACCGCGATTTGGAATATGAAAAGAAAGTACAGCTACAACCGCATATTGTGTATTTGGCCAATTCCAGTAACGTGAAGGTAGGGGTGACTCGCAAAAGTCAAGTGCCCACACGATGGATAGACCAAGGGGCCCACGAAGCCATCGAAATTGTTGAAGTGCCCAACCGCTATTTGGCGGGAATTACCGAAGTCGCTCTAAAAGATCATGTAAGTGATAAAACCAACTGGCGCACCATGCTGAAAAACGAGATTAAAGATGAAAATTTGGTGGAGTGGCGTGAAAAACTAAAAAGCTTTGTGCCAAGCGAGGCTATGGATTATTTTATTGAAAGCAATAGCGAAACCAATTTGAATTTTCCAGTGTTGAAATACCCAGAAAAACCAAAAAGTTTAAACTTAAAAAAGGAAAAACAATATACCGGAAAATTAGTTGGGGTAAAGGGTCAATATCTCATTTTTGAAGATAATACTGTATTTAATGTACGCGCCAATGAAGGTTTGGTAGTGCAAATTGTAGTTGGGCCTTAG
- the folK gene encoding 2-amino-4-hydroxy-6-hydroxymethyldihydropteridine diphosphokinase, with the protein MIKPTTYYIALGSNKGDKFKNLQLAIDAVYAEIGHVAKISRVYKSPALGFAGEDFFNCCLEMHSRLQPQVVLDKLLKIETQLGRTRTDGAGYEARTIDLDIVFAEASIIDTETLQVPHPEMQKRRFVLQPLNDVASKVKHPVLKKSVSVLLEECEDDSDLEPINQWLKNPSKTFSFSNYNYIAIEGNIGAGKTSLANKIANDFNAKLILERFADNPFLPKFYEDANRYAFALEMSFLADRYQQISDDLAQLDLFKDFIVSDYDVFKSLIFSKITLQEDEFKLYRKLFNLMYKDLKTPDLYVYLYQNTERLQQNIKKRGRDYEQNIANDYLEKINTGYLEFLKSQTDFNVKIIDISERDFVENRADYLWVLGKICGGK; encoded by the coding sequence ATGATAAAACCAACCACATATTATATAGCGCTGGGCAGTAATAAGGGCGATAAGTTTAAAAACCTACAACTAGCCATTGATGCCGTTTACGCGGAAATAGGCCATGTTGCCAAGATTTCTAGGGTTTACAAATCGCCAGCATTAGGGTTTGCAGGCGAAGATTTTTTTAATTGCTGTTTGGAAATGCACAGTAGGCTACAGCCCCAAGTCGTGCTTGATAAACTTTTGAAGATTGAAACCCAATTGGGAAGAACCCGAACGGATGGTGCTGGTTACGAAGCACGGACTATCGATTTGGATATTGTTTTTGCCGAAGCTAGTATTATCGATACCGAAACGCTGCAAGTTCCGCATCCTGAAATGCAAAAAAGGCGTTTTGTGCTGCAGCCCTTAAACGATGTGGCAAGCAAAGTGAAACATCCGGTTTTAAAGAAATCCGTTTCGGTTTTGTTGGAGGAATGTGAAGATGACTCTGACTTGGAGCCCATTAACCAGTGGTTAAAGAACCCCAGTAAAACTTTTAGCTTTTCAAACTACAATTACATTGCCATTGAAGGGAATATTGGTGCCGGAAAAACCAGTTTAGCCAATAAGATAGCCAACGATTTTAACGCGAAATTGATTTTAGAGCGTTTTGCCGATAATCCATTTTTGCCTAAATTTTACGAAGATGCCAACCGTTATGCCTTTGCCTTAGAGATGTCGTTTTTGGCCGACCGCTATCAGCAAATTAGTGACGATTTGGCGCAGCTCGATTTGTTTAAGGATTTTATTGTGAGCGATTACGATGTGTTTAAATCGCTTATTTTTTCGAAAATCACACTTCAAGAGGATGAGTTTAAGCTGTACCGAAAGTTGTTTAATTTGATGTACAAAGATTTGAAAACTCCCGATTTGTACGTGTACCTGTATCAAAACACCGAACGCTTGCAACAAAACATAAAAAAGCGCGGGCGCGATTACGAACAAAACATAGCCAACGATTATTTGGAAAAAATAAATACGGGCTATTTGGAGTTTTTAAAGTCGCAAACCGATTTCAACGTAAAAATTATCGATATTTCTGAAAGGGATTTTGTAGAAAATCGCGCCGATTATTTGTGGGTGTTGGGGAAGATTTGTGGAGGTAAATAA
- a CDS encoding class I SAM-dependent methyltransferase gives MGKKTPWPTKAVMEQIYDMHLWGGTDFDFYSGEGSHDPEIINPYLETVTAFLKSFSNPLTVCDLGCGDFNIGKHLYQHTKKYTGVDIVENLIERNKTLFPESHLEFLCLDIAKGDLPPADFIMLRQVLQHLSNGEVLAITKKLANYKYIILTEHLPTGDFIPNKDIISGQGIRIKQNSGVDILKAPFNLKIKAEQHFGEYIFDNNKGRIVTKLYEMF, from the coding sequence ATGGGTAAAAAAACACCCTGGCCCACAAAAGCCGTGATGGAACAAATTTACGATATGCACCTTTGGGGCGGCACCGATTTTGATTTTTATTCAGGTGAAGGCTCCCACGATCCGGAAATCATCAATCCGTATCTCGAAACTGTAACTGCTTTTTTAAAATCGTTCAGCAACCCCTTAACGGTTTGCGATTTGGGTTGTGGCGATTTCAACATTGGAAAACACCTCTACCAACACACTAAAAAATACACCGGTGTCGATATTGTTGAAAACTTGATTGAGCGCAACAAAACGTTGTTTCCGGAATCCCATTTAGAGTTTTTGTGTTTGGACATTGCTAAAGGCGACCTTCCTCCTGCCGATTTCATAATGCTTCGGCAGGTTTTGCAGCATTTATCGAATGGAGAAGTTTTGGCCATCACCAAAAAATTGGCAAATTACAAATACATCATCCTGACCGAACACCTTCCCACGGGCGACTTCATTCCGAACAAAGACATCATTTCCGGGCAAGGCATCAGAATAAAACAAAATAGCGGTGTTGATATTTTAAAAGCGCCTTTCAATCTTAAAATCAAGGCCGAACAACACTTCGGCGAATACATTTTTGATAACAACAAAGGCCGTATTGTCACTAAACTATACGAAATGTTTTAA
- the rpsU gene encoding 30S ribosomal protein S21 yields MLKIIVKDGENIERALKRYKRKHRNIKVMQNLRENQFFTKPSVKRRREIQKAAYIQNLRDQEEI; encoded by the coding sequence ATGTTAAAAATTATTGTAAAAGATGGCGAAAACATAGAGCGTGCCTTAAAACGCTACAAACGTAAACACCGTAATATTAAAGTGATGCAAAATTTAAGGGAGAATCAGTTCTTTACTAAACCATCTGTTAAAAGACGTCGTGAAATACAAAAAGCGGCATACATTCAAAATTTAAGAGATCAGGAGGAAATATAA
- a CDS encoding gamma carbonic anhydrase family protein, translated as MPIIKPVNGSSPEIPADCYIAENATIVGDVKMGNECSVWFNAVIRGDVNFIKMGNKVNVQDGAVIHCTYQKFGTSIGNNVSIGHNALVHGCTLKDNVLVGMGSIVMDGCVVESNSIIAAGAVVPQNTIVETGSIYAGVPAKKIKDISKELISGEIDRIANNYVKYSSWFKE; from the coding sequence ATGCCTATTATAAAACCAGTAAACGGCTCTTCGCCAGAAATTCCAGCCGACTGCTACATTGCCGAAAACGCTACAATAGTGGGAGACGTTAAAATGGGCAACGAATGCAGCGTTTGGTTCAATGCCGTTATTCGGGGTGATGTAAATTTTATTAAAATGGGCAATAAAGTGAATGTGCAAGATGGCGCCGTAATACACTGTACTTACCAAAAATTCGGCACCTCCATTGGCAATAACGTATCTATTGGGCACAATGCCTTAGTACACGGGTGCACGCTGAAAGACAACGTTTTGGTGGGCATGGGCAGTATTGTTATGGATGGCTGCGTGGTAGAAAGCAACAGTATTATTGCTGCTGGTGCGGTAGTACCCCAAAACACCATTGTTGAAACGGGAAGTATTTACGCCGGAGTACCCGCAAAAAAAATAAAGGATATCAGCAAAGAACTCATTTCAGGCGAAATAGACCGCATTGCCAATAATTACGTAAAATATTCCAGTTGGTTTAAAGAATAG
- a CDS encoding RNA methyltransferase, translated as MRKLKNSELYRLSIDDFKEAEKTPIIIILDNIRSLNNIGSVFRTSDAFLIEKIYLCGITAQPPHKDIHKTALGSTETVDWEYSKNTLDAVEKLKSEGVKICSIEQAENATMLNDFEVKPNTKYALIFGNEVKGVAQNVVSASDAVIEIPQFGSKHSLNISVSCGVAVWDLFSKLSAKNLILK; from the coding sequence ATGCGCAAACTAAAAAACAGCGAACTGTACCGACTGAGTATCGACGACTTTAAAGAAGCGGAAAAAACACCTATCATTATAATCCTTGATAATATTAGAAGTTTAAACAATATTGGCTCAGTATTTAGAACCAGCGACGCCTTTTTAATAGAAAAGATTTATCTCTGCGGTATTACCGCCCAGCCGCCGCACAAAGACATTCATAAAACCGCATTGGGCAGCACCGAAACGGTAGATTGGGAATATTCTAAAAACACTCTTGATGCAGTTGAAAAATTAAAATCTGAAGGTGTGAAAATATGCTCCATCGAACAGGCCGAAAACGCTACCATGCTCAACGATTTTGAGGTTAAACCCAACACCAAATACGCCCTGATTTTTGGAAACGAAGTAAAAGGCGTGGCCCAAAATGTAGTTTCAGCCAGTGATGCGGTGATTGAAATTCCGCAATTTGGCAGCAAACATTCACTGAATATTTCAGTAAGTTGCGGTGTGGCGGTTTGGGATTTGTTTAGTAAGTTGTCAGCAAAAAACTTAATACTTAAGTAA